The Tribolium castaneum strain GA2 chromosome 3, icTriCast1.1, whole genome shotgun sequence sequence TCCCCCAACAGCACAAAGTTTACGCCGTTTGTGGCAACCTAGCCATGATGAGGTAAACGATAATAATTAAGCTAAGCTGTTATTTTTATCCGTGTTTCAATCCCAGATTAAGTAACCTAAAGCGCTAAAAATGTTTCAGGACCCCTTCGGTCAAATGCTACCCCGAAGCCAACGCCCTCAATCCTTGCGAAGACATCATGGGCTTCTCCTGGCTCCGAATTTCCGTGTGGTTTGTGGTGGTGTTGGCGGTTGTGGGCAATTTGGCCGTGATTGTGGTCGTGCTGTTCAGTGGGGGCGAACTGACCGTTAATAGATTTCTAATGTGTAATTTGGCGTTCGCTGATTTTTGCATGGGCTTGTATCTGCTTCTAATCGCAAGCATGGATCTGCACTCAGTCGGGACGTATTTCAATTTCGCCTTCGATTGGCAATACGGTAAGTTTTTATCGCAATTGCCACTTTATTAACAGTGCGATGCGTTTAATTGACGCAAATAAAACCCAAATTGCCCGACTGATTAAATATGCGGATCAAAGGCAATGCCCATAATGAAATTTCGCTACCTTTCATCACTTTATCATTATACAATTAAATTTCGGCCCGATTATCCAATTAACAAATTGTTAGCCTGGTCTAGAATGACTACTTTTCATTGTCTCCACTTATGCTAACTtcgaaacaaaattaaattacaagttAAGATGCgcaataaaaactattttactatTAAAATTACGACTCTCGGGACATTTGCTCTATTATGTAATAAAACTTCCTgaatttttcgaataattatacagtaagtgaattttaagagtcttcaatttaatttatttgcgtCCCGAAAGTATCTCGGAAATGAGGAAATTCAGAgtctttataataaattaaagatCGTATTTGGCCCCCGGCTTGAGCGCAATATTCGCAATAAAGTccaaaagaataaaattaatgagtTCGGTTGTTTGGAAATTTATTCGTTTGAAGTGAAATGACTACATATGTGTGTCGGAgtgttgcaaaattaaattagctcgtatttaaaattatttctctAAATCCTCAGTCAAACATGAAACtgggaaaaattaaagtatCTGCCAAAGTTGCGCGACTCCCAGCTTGGTGCtaaacaaagttataaaaaggACTCATTCGTAATAAATGATGCAGCAAGCGTAGATACATTCTTGTTGTGTGTGCTTTATCTTAACAAagttaaataacatttaatcTCTTGTACAAAAAGCTAATGTCCTGAATATAAAGTGAATTCATTAAAATAGCACCAGTGAtctaaaaatattgtaatttatgtCGACTCACATTGTTCTGTGTGCACAGCAAAATGAAAAGCATAATTGAATCCGCgttgtttttgtagaaaaaatgcgTTAATTTCGAACACGCAAAATTcgatgaaataataaaaagcggGTTAATTGGCACCACAATTTAACGTTTTAGCGTTCAGCAcatatcaaaataaaacacgAACAATCAAATATTTATACTGTGTATctgtaaaactaaaaatactcCCCTTGATTggagttaattaattatagcagaaatttgaaattttggaaaaatattgttttaattgattGATGGCTAAACAAAGCCATAAATGATGTGGAAAAGCTAAGAGCCccaaataatgcaaaaacCGTGTTTTTCATTAAGAGACAAAttgattcatttttattacgaggagtaaaacacaaacaaatttgaaaataccTACCAAATTAGTAGTGGgagatattatttatttgcttaGAAAGAATTCTTTCCGCtcagtaaataattattagtaaATGTCTTTGGATAAAAATCTACTTTAGTTTTTGTAATACACACTTGAATGTAGTTCTTAGGGCAATAAGTAAAcggaaaaatcttaaatttactttttcatTTAGCCGTGCtctattttaatacaaatgtAATATAAATACGCGTATTTTCGTTCGAAAATAGCAGCGCTATTCAGGTTTTGATCTCAACAAAGTCAATATATTGCGTTGAAACTCTTCGCGTCTTCGCTGAACCTATTTTAGAAATTGCCTAAACATAAGCAAATCCACTTAGCTTTCCCatctttcatttttcatttcacacaCAAAAGAGATTTTTGCTTCGGCACTTTTCAATCAAAATACTCGTAAATAAATCACGTCACTCCTTTTTATCCCAAACGCCTCAAATCAAAAAGTGATCACATACATTAGTTCAAATGTAGGTCATTCAAGTGCTACGAAagcaaaaacaattaattagatttttttattaaaatatcattTCACTCGGGTCAGGTTTCCGCTGCAGACTTGCAGACAGTTATAATATTTTCAGTTGCTATTTGGAAATTATATCCTAattgtttttgcaattaaaaaaattaattgcctaaccatttttttcagaatttttttgaacaaataatTTGGATTATTCCAAGTTAGTGCATTATaaagttaattataattaatcattattatttggaaaaaataaacccgtgtaaaaaattttcactatcaatttttttcgattcTATTTACCCGCATCCCTTAACTGGGATTTCAAGAGCCACAAAGCACTTTTAGTTCATATGTGGGTCAGTTTTTCAGCCATTAGGTGTTTTTTCCTTCACTTTGCGGCGGCAAAAACACTAATTAACAgcgttttcattaaaatatcaTTTCAGGTTTCGGTTGCAAACTCGCAGGTTTCCTCACAGTTTTCTCGTGCCACCTCTCAATTTTCACTCTGACCATTATAACCCTTGAACGTTGGTTTGCCATTACATACGCCATCCACTTAACTCGTCGCATTCGTCTGGGGGCTGCCGCCAAAACGATGCTCGGAGGTTGGATGTACTCAATTCTCGTGGCATCACTGCCTTTGGTCGGAGTCAGCAATTACAGCAGCACGAGGTGAGCACTTTAATGAAACTCCCTTATGAAGAATTATTGGTAGAAGAGCACACAATTAAGTTAGATCCGTAATTGGAAACAcaagtcaataaaataaaaagatacTTAAAGTAAAACTTATAGATTATTGAAATTACAGTCCGAAGAATTATACAATTCATAAGTCTTTATTAAGCTTGGTTTAATTGGCTTTGAATGTTTTCACACCCCTGAGGAGTGTTTAAATTagcactttaattaaaattgtaataagttaataactatttgtttGTTTCCAGCATTTGCCTCCCGATGGAGGTGAACCGAGTGGCCGATAGGGCCTATCTCTACTCCATAATCCTAGTGAATGCAATAGCTTTCGCCCTAATAGCGTTCTGCTACGCTCAGATTTACCTGAGCTTGGGTCAAGAAACGCGCCACGAGATGGCCATTGCGAAAAAATTCGCCTTGTTGGTGTTCACTGATTTTGCGACATGGGCCCCCATTTCGTTTTTCAGCGTTACGGCCCTGGCGGGCTACCCACTGATCGGGGTGACGAAAAGCAAGATTTTGTTGGTGTTTTTCTACCCGATTAATTCGTGTGCCAATCCGTACCTGTACGCTATAATGACGGCGCAGTACAGAAAGGACTTCTTTATTCTCTTGTCGAGGTAAGGACTTAATTCTCGTTTTGCTAGTTTGTTGAAGCTTCGAGAAGCGATGCTGCTTCAgagaatgaataaaatttcttttagaGGCAAGAATGTTGATTGATCAAGCGTAGTCGCAATTTTGTTTGTAATCGATAGCTCTTTGGCGAAATTTTAAGACTGGGCTTgataaaagcattttttgcttttgatTAAACCGCAACGGAAGTAAATTCTCCCGATGTTCCGTCTGACCTCTTTCTAGTTTAAACTTATTTTCGCTCTTCTAATTTTCAAAcggaaaaattgcaaaaaagggTTAGGTGTATCTATCTTTGGCAATTATAATTCAATCGcttgatattaaaaattacgacacgtttggtaaaaataaattatcattaatttttttgttgaataaaattttcctctAACTACCCTACCTAACTTTatgcacaaattttaaattttttaaatctcgtgaaaagctgCTATATTACGTAGAATGAGCCGCTGAAATTCACTGGAATTAACCGAtttgctctatgacttttagttttcgagttatgaatttttttagtgtaaaagtttaatcgcctctgtagccggaaccgttgcctagagcggctccgggtttagacgaaaaaatagagaatttCAAGCGTTCTcaaacgattttttgtttgttgctctaagtcttacagtttttgaaaaaatcacaaaaaaaggttggcattttcactttttttcaatttttaaccgccGATCATGACTAAACTATTGGAGTTAGAGAAAAACGGATAAATCGAGGAGAACCGGAATAAAGAACTCTACAAATTAGCATAGGATTTAAgtcgatatctcgcaaaaaaatttcaattttgaaacgccgattacggccaaactaatagagctaggagaaaaccgttttttccatcgtaaatagcacatcaaaatctacaAGATAGGAtcgttttatttgattttgagacacttttaaaattggccATTTTTAAGGGGGgtgggggtgttaactttttttattttctcaattactactaaattattccaaaaagtggaactattttgatctatacctatgcaaaatgatccggggaatcgattggcatcaagaaaattgacaaattctaAACAGTTTTtatgttatgaatttttttaaattttacctatttttccttttatttgaaattttctcgaaaactatgaaacaaagaataataatcttttttgaaaaagatagattattaaaagagctttccaacgatggTACACTTCATATGGTTATCTCGAATAGTTCCGGAATTATTGCTTAATAAATGTTCCGAGTACcaggaatcgaccaaaatcgcgacaaaaattggaaaattcaaaactctaaaaatcgaacgaatttttttttgtatttttaacaactcgagagggttgtaaaggcatatagaAGTTCTTAAAACTATGCTAGAaggagttaaaaaaattttttttttcatttttatgaaggtaagtgcCTTGACCATTAAAAacttaagcaaaaaaatcaaatttttaaatcacgtGAAAAGCTGATCTAACACGTACAATGAGCCGcaaaattcactggaacaaaccgttttgctccaggacttttagtttttatacaataagtaattataaaaattgagcATTTTTTCGTGACTTATTTATTCGTATTccattttagaaaattattaatttttttatttgaaaatttctcactatttttatctcttttgtAGTTCGATATTTTAATCTCTACGAAAATTTGTGTAATAATCGCTACTTTAAGAAAGTAGGTTggtgtaaaaaatattgcccAGTGATTATTGATCAGATCTGATTCAGAATGGACAGCACTGTGTGAGAGTATTTTTCGCaaaatctaatttaatttttttcagatgcGGCTTGTGCAAAAAGAAAGCACAGAAATACACCCTCACCACATCAAATAACTCACACCCAATTCCGCTCCTGCAGCGATCGAACGGCCAGTGCCAGATAATCAAAGCGAATCATATTGACGACACATTGATATAATGTCATTTGTGTTCTGTGATGCAACATGAACAATTGACTTTTTTACGACTACGTCGCAGCTACTAGTCTAGGTACAAATACGACATTCCTATTCCTGCAATTTTAGGCTCAATAGTGTTTCTACGAATAGGGTAGACAATAACTGATATTTTGTACAGCTCtagacatttttatatttattttgtaaataaataagtctATCATTTCACTCTCTTTCACACCCGACCCTTTCCAGCCTTGGCACCGAAATCTGACCCTTCGAAATGTTTTTTATCCTTCGTACACACATACCTTGACTCGTGAAAGTTTTATATAAGCGCATAATTAACTATTACCACATTCCCACTTCCACTCCGATTTTGTTGGCAAGAAAAAACGCCCAAAACGGccaaaattcgcaaaaatgcCCCAACCAACCAAGTAAATAAGCCAAGAGCCGCAGCAGAGGCCAGGCCGGGCATTGGCACCAACCTGTTGCGTGTCGCAACTGTTGAAAAAATCGGGTCATTTGACCAAATCTCAGCCAAACAGCACAAAACCTCCTCGACTGTACCGAGCCAGTGCATTATTTTGATCACTGTAAGAAAATGGGTCAAAACACATTTCTAATGTTGAAGTTTGCATTTGCTTAGCAAGGTCAGTCGTTTGGGTTCTTTGAACGTGTCGGACGAGCCGGTCTAGAAAGCAGATTTTTTCACTGCTTTCCGTTAGATTTATCAAAGAAATTGAAACCAGTGCCCATGGACGTCCACCAGCTCAGAATGCTCGTAACCGAAAACCCGGTCTTCCGCAGCTACATGTTCTACACGGCCATATTAACCTTAAAGATGATGTTTATGTCGCTCCTCACCATCAGACAAAGAGTCATGCATAACGTAAGTAGGTACTTTGGTCGGGGCTTAATTAGAGCACACTTAATGGGCAATTGTAGTCGTTTGTGAGCGAGGAGGACGCCATGTATTTGAAAGGGATGGTTTCGCGCACTAACGAGCACGTCGAAAGGGTGCGCAGGTAACTTAAGCGGGCTGACTTTACTTAAATCACAGTCGCTTGCTTCCAGGGGGCACCGAAACGACATGGAGAACATCTACCTGTTCTTCGTCATCGGCTTTGCCTACACTTGGACCGACCCTAGCCCCTTTTTCGCCAATCTTTTGTTCTTCATTTTCACCGTTTCCCGACTTATCCACACTTGCGTTTACACGGTTGTGATAATGCCTCAGCCAATCAGAGGCCGCGCCTGGCTGGTGGGCTTCCTCGTCACTGGCTACATGGCCATAAGGACGCTCCTCCACTTTTGTTAATAAGTagttgtacaaaaaaaattctttatttggtaggttttgtaaaaattgttgaattgttaataaatcccAGTTGGTATTTGGTGTTTCATTTACATAGCGCGGAAGCCCCGTAAGGACGTCCGAAACGACAAGGTTGAAcaacaaaatcgtttgaaaacTGACTTTTCTTGAAACCACTTGCAGTATACCTTCATCCCGGCGCTGGTCAAGAAGTGTGGTGAAAGTGTCTTGTGCAAGATGGTCAACACGACGAGCTCAGCGGGGCCCCCCGACTCGGTTTTAACGCTCAACAACCCCGCGTTCGGCGTGTACCTGATCAGCGCCTGTTTGCTCGTCCTGAAAATGATGGGCATGTCGCTGCTCACCATTTACAACAGGTTCAAATACAAGGTAAGTCCAGAAATTCGATTCGTGCAACTTGCAAAAAACGCAACCGGTTCACACGATTACAAAACAGAATGCGCAATAGTTTTAATTGGAAAAACACGTTCGTTTTAGGCGTTTATTTGCCCCGAAGACGCCAAATGGTTACAAGGACAGGTCGTAAGCAACGACACGGTGGAACGCGTGAGGAGAGCGCATCAGAACGATTTGGAAAATATTCCCATTTTTTTGGCGGCCGCTTTTGCCTATCTTTGGACGCAGCCACCGGCCTGGCTGGCCTGGGTGCTGTATCTTGGGTTCACCATACTCAGGGCCCTTCATACCATCGTCTATACCTTGATAGTGCTGCCGCAACCCACAAGGGCGCTCCTGTGGGTCGCTGGGTATCTGCTCACGGGGTACATGGCTGTGCATGCTGCCTtgcatgtttttatttatttaattatgtaaatttttgttaatgtagTTTTAATAGAACCTGAAGCAGTCACATTACGTATAAATATCTTTTAAGTAGTCAAGTTTAATGTAAACAGTTTCAATGAATAAATGTGTATTATCTTTCGTTGGCGTTTTATTAacactacaaaaataaaatttacctCTAATTATAAATACGCAAAACCTTGATTATCTGAAACAATGAATTTTGCCAAACACAGAGGCAGCCCCTGGTTAGACCTTCAAAAgtatcaaaaaaaatgaaagttatACAGAATaagttaaattgttgtttttccaGTTAATTGAACTTCTAATGTTTTTGAACACCATTTTTTGCCTTCCTGTTTTTATCGTAAATTGAGAAATCTAGAATTGAAACTGTGAAGCGATGGCAACTCGGTTTACTCAGGTTTTACTGTAGTAACAACTAATTTCGGCCAAAAATGCGCCTTTGGTCAGGCAACCAGTCATACAATCTACGTATTTATTTCGATTATTTGAGCAATTTCCAcataatttgaatatttagaCACACGgaagtgtgcaaaatttcgttcTGAATAACTTTGCTCATAACTTCCATGAAGAATCAATGTCAAACAGTTTAAAATCGCGACCCTGATAATACCAGTACTTGTTTGTTATTCACCTTCGTCTAGATTTTGtcgcaaaataaaataataaacttgaTACTATTAATTTGAGTCTAGCATTCTTGCAAAATGGATCCGCATTTGAAATCCTTAATATTGGAAAACCCCGTGTTCcgcagttatttattttattcatctaTTCTGGCTTTAAAAATGATGTTGATGACGCTTTTAACAATCAGGCAACGACTTTTGAATAATGTAagtattttttctagtttAAGCATCaaattatttggtttttcTAGGCTTTGGTTTCGCAAGAGGATGCTGCGTTTTTAGGAGGCACTGTTTGTTGGACTAATGAAAAAGTCGAACGGGTTCGAAGgtgaaattaattgttttgatTCATTTGAGTCAATGTTTCGTTTCAGAGGGCATAGAAATGATATGGaaagtatttatttgtttttactgGTCGCTTTTGCGTACATTTGGACAGATCCAGAGCCTGTTTGGGCTGATTacctttttttaactttcacAATCGCTCGGATTTTGCACACTGTTGTTTATAATGTGATAGTTGTGCCACAACCAGCGCGGGGATTAGCCTGGCTGGTGGGTTATCTTATCACAGGATATATGGCGATTAAAACGTACACAGCCTTTAAGTAATTTTATTGTGATTTGTAAATATAGactttaataaaagaaataaaaaaacagtttactACTATTTAAATTCCTAGCATTTTCCGCTCAATGTGTTAACTCAAtgataatgcaaaaaatatgttaattttattatctacCAATTTTAGGAGTCATCTTGAACCTTGGTACAATAACGTGTCCGAAAATAGGCAA is a genomic window containing:
- the LOC107397416 gene encoding microsomal glutathione S-transferase 1, which codes for MVNTTSSAGPPDSVLTLNNPAFGVYLISACLLVLKMMGMSLLTIYNRFKYKAFICPEDAKWLQGQVVSNDTVERVRRAHQNDLENIPIFLAAAFAYLWTQPPAWLAWVLYLGFTILRALHTIVYTLIVLPQPTRALLWVAGYLLTGYMAVHAALHVFIYLIM
- the LOC657350 gene encoding lutropin-choriogonadotropic hormone receptor isoform X3; its protein translation is MIMIFCMFMIWLVSAVEGSDMLHKLPEETAFVSKVEPHETKPCTCECYNTTENFQIDVECTCSGKELQHIPDFLNKTLTKLVITDSDIKRIRKDELKPYRDTLKDVTLGNLPYLRVIEDGTFADIPNLRTLYISHAPQLKFLDGLLMGVTSKKFYSLRIVQTGLAEVPDLSYLPPENVMHLLDLDLNKIDKLKANSVKIQAEQVTLNYNEITVVEDLAFNGSQIGKFNVLGYEHIGSRPLPPKDWTPNLDHFKGHPNKSDHSHLNPLRGRTIDHEEARPLDYEEDFGTFHAKSAEIPQQHKVYAVCGNLAMMRTPSVKCYPEANALNPCEDIMGFSWLRISVWFVVVLAVVGNLAVIVVVLFSGGELTVNRFLMCNLAFADFCMGLYLLLIASMDLHSVGTYFNFAFDWQYGFGCKLAGFLTVFSCHLSIFTLTIITLERWFAITYAIHLTRRIRLGAAAKTMLGGWMYSILVASLPLVGVSNYSSTSICLPMEVNRVADRAYLYSIILVNAIAFALIAFCYAQIYLSLGQETRHEMAIAKKFALLVFTDFATWAPISFFSVTALAGYPLIGVTKSKILLVFFYPINSCANPYLYAIMTAQYRKDFFILLSRCGLCKKKAQKYTLTTSNNSHPIPLLQRSNGQCQIIKANHIDDTLI
- the LOC657115 gene encoding microsomal glutathione S-transferase 1, whose protein sequence is MDPHLKSLILENPVFRSYLFYSSILALKMMLMTLLTIRQRLLNNALVSQEDAAFLGGTVCWTNEKVERVRRGHRNDMESIYLFLLVAFAYIWTDPEPVWADYLFLTFTIARILHTVVYNVIVVPQPARGLAWLVGYLITGYMAIKTYTAFK
- the LOC103313605 gene encoding microsomal glutathione S-transferase 1: MDVHQLRMLVTENPVFRSYMFYTAILTLKMMFMSLLTIRQRVMHNSFVSEEDAMYLKGMVSRTNEHVERVRRGHRNDMENIYLFFVIGFAYTWTDPSPFFANLLFFIFTVSRLIHTCVYTVVIMPQPIRGRAWLVGFLVTGYMAIRTLLHFC